One segment of Theobroma cacao cultivar B97-61/B2 chromosome 9, Criollo_cocoa_genome_V2, whole genome shotgun sequence DNA contains the following:
- the LOC18588375 gene encoding 5'-nucleotidase SurE: protein MTTSVKNNFLPPSLISNLQQVLISRNDAVEHQSTNSFDSTSSLSSRSRNAKPNTANVEPDCSKPVLLITNGEGIDSPGLTFLVQALLSDGRFSLHVCAPQSDKSVAGHSVTVRETVAVCSVEMNGATAFEVSGTPVDCVSLALSGALFSWSKPVLLISGINGGSSGGRNMYYSGAVAAAREALICGVPSLCLSFNWKKEVSCESDLKNAANVCLPLIFAAVRDIERRNFPESCLLNIQIPSCPLANKGFKLTRQSLWRSPLSWKAVSANRHPAAGQYLSNQQSLGIKLAQLSRDASAAGAARRLNSHRQNVEIESVGIAGKLNGQQTIKKYFRLEVLEKETEDADDNLDFRAVEDGYVAVTPLCLSSTDQSKIETQVSNWITVALGRRQ from the exons ATGACCACTTCCGTGAAGAACAACTTCCTACCTCCTTCTTTGATCTCCAATCTCCAGCAAGTTCTGATATCCCGAAACGACGCCGTGGAACACCAATCCACCAACTCCTTCGACTCAACCTCCTCATTATCTTCCCGTTCACGAAATGCCAAGCCAAACACGGCGAACGTGGAGCCAGATTGCTCTAAGCCAGTGCTTCTGATCACCAATGGTGAAGGAATCGATTCACCCGGCCTCACTTTCCTCGTTCAAGCTCTGCTCTCCGACGGTCGCTTCAGTCTCCACGTCTGCGCTCCTCAATC GGATAAATCGGTTGCCGGTCATTCCGTGACGGTGCGTGAGACGGTTGCTGTATGTTCAGTGGAAATGAACGGTGCCACTGCTTTTGAAGTTTCAG GAACTCCTGTGGATTGTGTCTCGTTAGCTCTGTCCGGAGCATTGTTTTCATGGTCGAAGCCTGTTTTG TTGATTAGTGGAATTAACGGAGGATCCAGCGGTGGCCGTAATAT GTATTACTCAGGAGCTGTTGCTGCTGCTAGAGAGGCACTAATTTGTGGTGTGCCATCTCTTTGCCTGTCATTCAACTG gAAGAAAGAGGTGAGCTGTGAAAGTGATTTGAAGAATGCGGCCAATGTCTGTTTGCCTTTAATATTCGCAGCTGTAAGGGATATTGAGAGGAGAAATTTCCCGGAAAGTTGCTTACTGAATATACAAATCCCTTCTTGTCCCCTAGCAAACAAG GGATTCAAATTGACCAGGCAGAGCCTATGGAGGTCCCCTTTAAGCTGGAAAGCTGTGTCAGCAAATAGGCATCCTGCTGCTGGCCAATATTTGTCTAATCAGCAAAGCCTTGGTATTAAACTTGCACAACTCAGTCGAGATGCATCTGCAGCC GGTGCAGCAAGGCGTTTGAACTCACATAGGCAgaatgttgaaattgaatcTGTTGGTATTGCTGGAAAACTGAATGGCCAAcaaacaatcaaaaaataCTTTCGCTTAGAg GTCTTGGAAAAGGAGACAGAAGATGCAGATGATAATCTAGATTTTAGAGCAGTAGAAGACGGATAT GTTGCTGTAACTCCCTTATGTTTATCATCAACCGATCAATCCAAGATTGAAACACAGGTTTCAAACTGGATTACAGTTGCACTTGGCAGGAGGCAATGA